The following coding sequences are from one Asterias amurensis chromosome 8, ASM3211899v1 window:
- the LOC139940506 gene encoding spermatogenesis-associated protein 24-like isoform X1 has product MFTVQLVKVRSFYSLAVSSYSSIRQTITMAGVTADILVHKQLQDLLLTQRRTLESWKRQMQSDQTEMVTKEEHEKIIAELKEERQQHSETKARLASESSKLQFALGEIEVLTKQLERERLNFEASFKQLKESTQKQSSQSSQLKMRYSAIETEKQKQDDILSLRDSKISDLKQRLAKQKDSHRQQVSELNVQLQQEAYIARTFTTRKPQRKSYTKPGK; this is encoded by the exons ATGTTCACGGTTCAATTGGTCAAGGTCAG GTCATTTTATAGTTTAGCCGTCAGTTCATATTCCAGCATCCGACAGACCATTACCATGGCTGGTGTTACAGCTGACATCCTTGTGCACAAACAATTACAAGACCTTCTTCTCACCCAAAGACGCACATTGGAATCATGGAAAAGACAA ATGCAGTCAGATCAAACTGAGATGGTGACAAAAGAAGAGCATGAAAAAATCATTGCGGAACTAAAG GAAGAAAGACAACAGCACTCGGAGACCAAAGCCAGACTTGCCAGTGAGAGCAGTAAGCTACAGTTTGCCCTGGGAGAGATCGAGGTCCTTACCAAACAACTGGAGAGGGAGAGATTGAACTTTGAAGCCTC ATTTAAACAGCTCAAAGAATCAACGCAGAAACAAAGCAGTCAGAGCAGTCAGCTCAAGATGAGATATTCAG CCATCGAAACTGAAAAACAGAAGCAGGATGACATACTGAGCCTTAGAGATTCAAAGATAAGTGACTTGAAGCAGAGACTAGCCAAGCAGAAAGACAGCCACAGGCAACAG GTATCTGAATTGAATGTGCAGCTACAACAAGAAGCATATATTGCACGAACCTTCACGACGAGAAAACCCCAACGTAAAAGCTACACTAAACCTGGAAAATGA
- the LOC139940506 gene encoding spermatogenesis-associated protein 24-like isoform X2, with protein MAGVTADILVHKQLQDLLLTQRRTLESWKRQMQSDQTEMVTKEEHEKIIAELKEERQQHSETKARLASESSKLQFALGEIEVLTKQLERERLNFEASFKQLKESTQKQSSQSSQLKMRYSAIETEKQKQDDILSLRDSKISDLKQRLAKQKDSHRQQVSELNVQLQQEAYIARTFTTRKPQRKSYTKPGK; from the exons ATGGCTGGTGTTACAGCTGACATCCTTGTGCACAAACAATTACAAGACCTTCTTCTCACCCAAAGACGCACATTGGAATCATGGAAAAGACAA ATGCAGTCAGATCAAACTGAGATGGTGACAAAAGAAGAGCATGAAAAAATCATTGCGGAACTAAAG GAAGAAAGACAACAGCACTCGGAGACCAAAGCCAGACTTGCCAGTGAGAGCAGTAAGCTACAGTTTGCCCTGGGAGAGATCGAGGTCCTTACCAAACAACTGGAGAGGGAGAGATTGAACTTTGAAGCCTC ATTTAAACAGCTCAAAGAATCAACGCAGAAACAAAGCAGTCAGAGCAGTCAGCTCAAGATGAGATATTCAG CCATCGAAACTGAAAAACAGAAGCAGGATGACATACTGAGCCTTAGAGATTCAAAGATAAGTGACTTGAAGCAGAGACTAGCCAAGCAGAAAGACAGCCACAGGCAACAG GTATCTGAATTGAATGTGCAGCTACAACAAGAAGCATATATTGCACGAACCTTCACGACGAGAAAACCCCAACGTAAAAGCTACACTAAACCTGGAAAATGA